Below is a genomic region from Gigantopelta aegis isolate Gae_Host chromosome 1, Gae_host_genome, whole genome shotgun sequence.
ttcatctttcctgcaccgcctgtaggatgactaccactctcccaggactggcttggcagaatgaagcttgttcgcaaccgcaccatcccaattatcttgccaagtcgaaaagatatattggttaatatatttaaaatcactaaaaGGGACACCAACACCGACATgggcaccattccacagacaggatagcacgtaccacggcctttgatataccagtcgtgaaacgataaatagcccatgcaatggccccaccgacggggatcgatcctagaccgaccgcacatcaagcgaacgttttaccactgggctacgtcctgaaCACATAGATAACTTTTATTGCTTCCCTTCTTTCTTtcgtcagggccgtagctagcaggggagCAAGAGGGCAGTTGCCCCTCCCCCcgaaaaaattcggaaagcactatagaaacttaaagaaaaggagttttagactattaactactcagttgcccccccccccccccccccccaaaaaatcctagctacggccctgttcgTTCCATCTTTATCTCTTTCAATAAtaggtgaatttgaaaggagagtctggcaacctcgagccgtaccactaaTTTTTACACTGTGCGGTAGGTTCCCTTCTTGGACATTGCAcacagccaatgcaccacgactggtatatcaaaggtcgtggtatgtgctatcctctctgagattgtgcatataaaaaatcccttgctactaataaaaaaacccatatacatttataacgtaaatgcacctttaataagcggtcacctgtctaacgcggccagcggccacccaaATTGGATCCCAAATTGCTGAAATACCTGTATTatgcggccacagtaaatgcttactattatataaaagggatatttaacaacagcaaggcttgtagattcacttactatgacaatacaccgcatgaagtagaaattaaataattaaatggaaagagaaaacaaacttgttgagaacagttattttaatacattccaaTTGCAGTTTTTCCTGAAGGAGCCGACATGACgacaaaagtttatttatagtaaactgtgaagcacacatccattaattaacaGTAAAGACGCTAAAATAAGAAACAACAActtatgttttaaagactatatgtggcAAACTGTAATAAGCGGCCATATATataattgtcaaaattaccaaatatttgaaagaaagaagaaagaaagaaatgttatatttaacgacgcactcaacacattgtatttacggttatatggcgtcagacatatggttaaggaccacacagatattgagagaggaaacccgctgtcgccacttcatgggctactcttttcgattagcagcagggatatttgatatgcaccatcccacagacagggcagtacataccacggcctttgacataccagtcgtggtgcactggctggaacgagaaatagcccaatgggcccaccgacggggatggatcccacactgaccgcgcatcgagcgagcgctgtaccactgggctacgtctcgccccaccaaatatttgacatccaatagccaatgattaaaaaaatcaatgttctctagtggtgaaCTGAGAATCCCCACCAATGATGAACGTGCTTGGACTTTTGAGTCGACAAGGGCACAAGTACTCGgacatgttatataatataacacacacacacacacacacacacacacacacacacacacacacatatatatatatatccatacatacatacatacatacaaccaaactaacaaaataaatagaaaaataataataataataattaaaaataataattatataaaaattaaattaaattaaaataaaaaagaaggtgaaaaagaagaaatagtcGAAACACGAGTTAGTTTCGGATTCACCTTGGATTAGAAGTGAAACAGAACACAGCTGCAGGCATACATGATCTGTGACGTCATTGCTTCCTACAGATACACATCTTGTGCATAAgaaaatcaatatttatttaatctctGAAATCTCACGGTGTGCGCTGACGTCAGTGCTTCTTTAAATCCGCCCAATGCTGTTGacctgtgttgagtgcgtcgttaaataaaccatttccttccttcaaagtATGCAAAAGACACACGTGACGTGTACGTGCAAGATGTCGGCCGCGGCcacagggtgtgtgtgtgtggggggggggggggggatttgcgGGGGGTtgggatttgggggggggggctgggagCGCAGCTGCCCTCCTCCACAAGTGCTGAAACAAATCCTCAAATCAGAGTAAAAatgatattcgggcaaaatgagcttgcctgaaaccttttcaccatgtactTCCatatcattctacccacaatgttagttccagccagtgcaccacgactggtatatcaaaggccattgtatgtgctatcctgtctgtgggatgatgcatataaaagatcccttgctgctaatcgaaaagagtagcccatgaagtggcgacagcgggtttcctctcaatatttgtgtggtccttaaccatatgtccgacgccatataaccgagcgtcgttaaataaaaaaccatttcctttccacAATGTTAGTTATAATCCGTGTGAaatatgcgtagtgattcgtttgcaacccaatTATACATAGCAGTGTTTTTGTAGTAATGCTaagatatgaataaatgttgttttctaGATTTgcgcattttcatttaattcaggcaaaaatcagcctacccactccacccccacccctcgcCCCTACAAAAAATGAGAGTCCGTACGTCTATGTATAACATACTGACTTCCACTGAAAACGCATCAGCCAGTTTTCAGTTGTTGCTATCGGATGTGAGGTTGCTATGAAACACAATAACCCCAACccatgtatgtacatttttatttatttgtctacCAGGTATATAGaatcagttaaatgtattatttcccCCTCTTATATGCTTTTTTACAACTAGACGTCTGACCAGTGCGTTTGCAATGTTGTTCACAATAATTCAGTTTGATGAGGTGCGCCTCCACGCCAGTCAAAGAGCGAAATACCACACACCTCGATTTCTATCCGCTTAGCTCAACGACGGTAAAGCGCTCAAGTTAACTGAGAAGCGATGGGTCGCCCTTGGTGAACTCTTCctttccccaccccaaacaaaaaattgttttgtttaataacaccactagagcatattgatttattaattaaagtatagtcttagagaagaaacctggtACGTGTTTCCAATAGAAGCAAGGactgttttatatgcaccatctcacaggcaggatagcacggcctttgatataccagtcgtgatgcactggcttgaacgagaaatagcccaagggcccaccgtcggggatcgatcccagaccgaccgcgcatcgtgctaacgctttaccactgagctacgaccCGACCCAAAATCTCCCCAAACCCACCTATAGATCTCGCTTCTTAGATACCTGGTTCATTTGCCTTCAACAAACGTAAATTTACCTTTTCAGAATTTTGTATCCGCCCCTTTACAAAATGCTGGTTTATCACCTGATATAAGCCTGAAATTCAATTTaacgaccccctccccccttacAAAATTCTGGATTTGCGCctgatataatcacgaaaatcaAATGAAGATAAGACTgaacaggacgtagcccagtgttaaagcgctcgcttgatgccagTGCCCCACCCCCCAATCGAACCttgatttcttttcttttttactgtattaaatttgataaaatcatacatacatacagagtgTGGGTTGCACCCCCAAAagtggtccccccccccccccccaaatctaaaatgcacggtcggtctcgGGTCGATCCTcgttcggtggatccattgggctatttctttctCCAGTtagtgagatggtgcatataaaatatcccttgctgctaatggaaaaatgttgcgggtttcctctctaagactatatgtcgaaattaccaaatgtttcacatccaatagccgatgattaataaatcaatgtgttgtaatAAACTGTCAGAACCAGTTACTGCTCAACTAGACATTTTTGTACATGCCATGTCAGTTGTAGCTTATCCCTGTAAAGAGTACATTTACATTTCACCCATATGTACATTcatgtatagctgtttggtagtgtTGTCACGCTGAACAAACGTCATCACAGTTGTCGGGCGATGAcagctaaagttaaagtttgttttgtttaacgacaccacaggagctgattaatcatcggctattggatgtcaaacatttggtaattccgactcaTAGTCAtcggagaaaacccgctacatttttcctaacgcagcaagaaatcttttatatgcattttctcacagacaggaaagcacacaccgcGGCCATTGTCCAATTgtggtgctctggttggaacaagaaaaaacgcaatcagttgaatggatccaccgaggtggttcgatcctgagacgcaagcacctctcaagcgagcactcaaccgaatgAGGGAAATCCGGCGCCGGCGATGATAGCTACTGGAGgcaattatatattcatttgatTTCTAGCTGGGGCTTCCGACGCCTCTGGGCACTGCCGTGATTCAAAAACGTTCGTTCAAAACCTCCGGATTCAACTGAGAGACAGCTATGAAGCTCCACGACATTCGTCTCCAAAgccagagtatgacaaatattttgaaaagtcactagccacagggctagtgggtttgtgaaaaccactagcccaccaagataaagcactagcccaaattcctgatcaattataactggatttttataaaaaaaaattgtaacattacacatttacgagtataacagtaaaataaaacaaacacttaaatcatgttgtaactttcagttttttgtcgtgttgtacctttggttttttgtcaagtgtgatccatcgtcattcgCGTTTTCGCGTTTGCCCTCCCCcaggggaaaaataattgagcaaactcatggttgatatctaaacccactatcaaaataattaaatttaaatgagggtacgacagtgtgacacacggtaatagatggttcagtgtattcggtagtgggttatacatttagggccctactatttatgtcgccaggaacggtgatgccaattgctcaaatacagggcattatcccgtgtcagaccgatatcaaaagaatataacggcgacatctaatccgttgttaattgatgaacaaaaaaggtatcatcttgtatcggcagctgtgacgcatTATCCAGACCGATACACAAATAGGTCAAgcagagtcattgcatgtgcgttaccattaaagtaaattgttttcctgattgccgataaccacatgtcagcgaagtgtaaaattagaaaacaacaggtaaataaaacaaacactgaaattcaaagcgtgaccggggtttacttgattgagattaacctgtcgtcgcaattggtgatttccaagttcttaagTGCGAGATTTCCAAGTTCATATGtacgagattaactaccacgtgacgtgtccaaccaatcaaaacacgcatgtcattaaacttatttcctgtgccagaaacttgaaagggaaaagtaaacaatgcatgctgtaactgtggcgatgtagagatagcatgttactgcagtttgcagacctagttcaagtggattatcattatatactgattgcgttgttgatattattcgatgacaaacgtcacaatcaaatttattaaacgaaatttcagccgagagaaaaacaaaaaaccacaaaaaacccacgatcgagcgataaggaggggtgtggaaaccactagccctgcgggctagtggttttgcggttctcactagcccgaacttaaaaaccactagccacgggcgtcgggctagcggatttgtcgaactctgccaAAGCTCATCGACGGGACTCATCGTGACGCACCAGCGCCAGCAGACCTACCGACAAGCGATCCTCCTCTACGAGATGGACAATTCAAcaatccacaggatcgtcaagacGATTTGCGGCGCCGGTTACCGCGTGGTCATCAGAGATCTGCTCTCTAAGAAGCAACTCATCCCATCGCTGACTTCAACTCCTGACATCGGCTCGCCGTAGTCGCCAACCTctccctaacggccttaacgaggccactcgcgtggacatatagatcggactttgaacttttagaccttcgttcaaaattttatgtcgaaattaccctttttaaaaaatatattattaaatagtccgatcctctcttctttctcttatttatttttggactgtccttcaaaaatgctccaaattatataaatattcggccgagcagtcaattcatttttatttttggcttgtaaatattttttttaatcctactaatttcttttactaattgctaatttcaaaattctgtccattcaccccccccccccccccatccccgttagttatctatctatctaatttctttttaaccTAGCGACCAAATGTAATGAgtcgattttatttttattaattatattaattagagatgcgcatcaaaattttaaaggcccactatttaatttttggatgtaaatttcaaaattgtccccttaattttttctgtcccggagcaagtcactggctatccagagacaggccccgggacggacatgctcgaaactctaatggtatatgagcatgtaaaaattattcgcactcgcactcaaaacctccaccttcaactgattttttttttctcattccatccatgTGCGCCACAAGTGGtcaaaaccgtggtatgtgctttcctgtctgtggaaaaagtgacataaaagatcccttacagCCTACATGGTTTTGGAAGTGTGGTGGCGCAAAAATACTAGAGGCGCCAAATAATCAATTATGTCTTTGACTACATTTTGAAATTAACGTTCATATATCTgcacaggggcgggacgtagcccagtggtaaaactgtcgcttgatgcgcggtcggtctaggatcgatccccttcggtggacccattggggtatttctcgttccagccagtgctccacaactggtgtatcaaaggtcatggtaggtactatcctgtctgtgggatggtgcatatacaagatcccttgctactaattgaaaagtgtagcccatgaagtggcgacagcgggtttcctctcttaatatctgcgtggtccttaactatatgtctgacaccatataaccgtaaataaaatgtgttgagtggcgtcgttaaataaaacatttcctttcataTATCTGCACTGTCCAAATGACATTTCGACAGTACCGTGATGGTATGCCCACAGTGTAATGTGCgtgctgagatgtcgttaaacatctattctattctattctgagGCTTGATCCACAGTACCATTTGTGTCACTTCAGGATGACCACGGCCATGTTTGGATAGCTAGAACCGGCCTaatggcacagtggttaagccatcggactataggctggtaggtgcagtgttcgcaacccggtaccgactccaacccagagcgaattcttaagggctcagtgggtaggtgtaaggccactacaccatcttctctctcactaacggctaaccaactaacaactgacccactgtcctggacaaacagcccagataactgaggtgtgtgcccaggacagcgtgcttgaacattaattggatataagcacaaaaataagttgaaatgaaatgaaaaggaTAGCTAGAAGACAGACACCCTATTATCCTGTTTGTATTGACACCAGAGTCGTATGGCGTACTGCTCTGGGATACTGCGGTATTATCCTGTTTGTATTGACACCAGAGTCGTATGGCGTACTGTTCTGGGAATATGGGTTTAAGAGTGacccaaataaattaaaaaaactaatgaaaacatggaATGTTATGTTGTAAATTTTATGAATTTGCATTTGCATCTAATTTCTTCAGccacataacattttatataaatgtcaCAAAAGATGTAGTCACAATCTAAACCATTCGAACTAAATCCAGTAAAATACAACTTTGAACATAGGGAAAACAATTTCTGTATCGCTAGCATACGCATGGACATAATATgaaacacgcacacactcaaacacacacacacacacacacacacacacacacacacacatacacacacatacacacacacactacccaAAGAAACACCTCACCCCAACAAGAAAACacccaacaacacaaaaattaaaaaaactaaacttttttctattgtaaataaataaatacacttattTGTTATGCAGTTGTTATGAAGTATGCAACTGAGGTTGAAACCAGTACAaagtacccccaaaaatggaactgtgattttcagaaaaaaaatagggttactaataaaaacattaattaaatctcttaaaaaCAACGATGTGAACACAACATTTAATTCAAATATACAGTAAATGCATCACATAATAAATTAAGAGTGACATAAAGAAATATCAACTAGTGAAAACATGGATTGACACATTGTAAAATTTATGAATTTGCATATATTTAATTTCTGTAGGTACATAAAATTCTATATGAATGTCACAAAAATGTATAGTCACAATCAAAACCATTCAAACTAGAGAACTACAACATTGAACATAGGAGAAACAATAATTTCTGTATCTCTAGCCTAGGCATGAACATGTTATCAAACGCACAAtcgcacgcgcgcacacgcacacacacacacacacacatttccaAAAGAAACACTTCACCTCACGCCccaacaccccaaaaaaaaaccaaaaccaaaaaacccaaacaacccaaaacacacaattgttttttgcaaatacaatacaattatccattgtaaataaataaataaatacacttagTTGTTACAATTGTAATGCAGTATACACCAGAGGTTGATACAAGTACAAAGTACCCTCAATAATGGAAGTGCGATTTTTAGGAAAAAATAGGGTTGCTAGTAAAACCATGAATTAAATTGTGGCACAGCTCGTAAagccccagtctcacatacacgaattatacCCTGAATGTCCAGGAATATATACGATCCTATGCAGCCCCGGTTGCTCCCGATGTTTTTCGGTAAAATTTGAATGATTCGGCTTCTTTCCCGAACTGCGTACGAATGCTCACGACTAATACGATATAATTACGATCTTGAACCCGATTCATTACGAATCGGGACGACCTACTACGTGTCCCTTAGGATGCCTTCACGAATACGCTACGAATCATGACGATTAATGCCGAACGCGTCAAAAATTACTACGACACGCCTACGAATCCGCAGGACTGCTACACGAATCAGTACGACTGCCTCGAGAACCAGTACGCATATATAAAGGCTGCCGAACAGGCCAAATttcctttcctgtcttggacaaaagggccggccaaggccggctcttgtgcccacgacaggcgtgcgctacaacagcttgctctgaatgtgcacgtaaaaccctttgacctgacctgacctggccaAATTTCATTGGAAGTTCTGCCTGCATGCAGGGAACATCACCATGCCGCTCATGAAGAAGTCAGCAACCAGCCGCAAGGGACGAGTGAAGAGCCAGCGTACCGTGGAGAACCAAAGGCAGAGAAAGAGCCAGAGGTAGAGAAATACCTTTCAATAGTCGTACGAATACCCCACGTTTAACCACGAATATCCCGAATGCGTCTACGAACATACTACGGTTACGCACGATGCCCTCATGAATTTGTAAGATTGGGTTACGATTTCAACTTTATTCACGATTACTCCCGACAGTTTTGATCATGTTCAAAACAGTCGGGAGTCGATCCAGAACATTCAAGAATACTGACGAAAGGCCAAGAATACCATACGGTCTCAGTACGTATATCAAGAATCATCAATAATTCTTAAATCGGGCCCATTCGGGATATAATTCGTATATGCGAGACTGGGGTTTAAATCTCCAGCTTCTCCGTTCTCTAATCCCCCTACCTAGTCCATCTTTGGATCGTCGTATTCGTAATCGCCCTTGTTTCGTCCCTCTTCGTAGTCCGTCTCTGCCTCCTCAATCTCTTCGACTTCATGCTCAAACTGTTTTGCTTCAGTTTCACCCGTCCCAACAGTCTCTCCCAGAACAGTGTCTGTAATATCGGTGTAAGCATTTAATGAAGATGGAACCTGACCACCGTCCATCAATTTCTCAGTCAGTATTGCATCGTTTTTTAGCTGATTAACAAAACTGTCAGCAAGTTCCTTTTCCTCTTTTAACTGAACAGCTAACATCTTTGACAACTCACGCTCACGTTCTTCCTGCCACGCTCGCCTTCTCTCTTCATCTGCGTTCTTTCTCTCTTCTTCATGTTGAACTCTTGGAGGTGGCCATCTTCTAGACGGTTCCTTCTGCGAGGTTTCCACTTGTATTTGATGGTTTTGGAATGTTGAGTCAATCACGATATGTTTAGCTTCTAGCCCGTCTTCTGGATTCATCTCATCGTTCTGGAATGAAGTGTCTATCGAGACTGACTTGGGGATTGCTAAATCGGGATCCATTATAGGTTTGATGTTTTCCATTGGACTTCTTAGTCTGAAGTCCAGATCCAGATCCAAATCCAGATTTCGTTTGCGTATCCTATGCTTTGTACGTTTGTTTCGTGGAGCGTTGTCTTTCGCAGGGGACGCTATGCTGTTTGTAGTATGGATTTTGTCGTCAGCATCCCactttaaaatgaaagaaaagctCATTCAAAATGTGCCAGTATACACCACTGGTCTACAAAAAGTAAactgttttgttcaacaacacaaCATATAGCTTAGTCTAGAATACAGtcatcgattaattaattaatcaccggttaCTGAACTCAGACACTTAATCATTTATGACACCTAATCtccagaagaaacccactacatgtttcccaTTATCATAagatataattaaatagataaaCTTCCCATAAACCGAACATATACCATGACACTAGTATTGGTCTACAAAATATCGCGCGTCTGTaagtgcgcgtgtgcgtgtgcgtgtgtgtgtatgtgaaaaGGTAAAAATGTTACctcattacaaaatacaatgacACTTGTCTACCAAATGATGTGTAATGAGTGGGTGCTGGAGCAGCGGCGATAACAGTAGGCTGTGATCTCAATCATTACCATACCATTAATATCTTTCCCGGCAATTTATATATGATGTGTGAGTATGTCTGGGTGAAGAATCACAGTGACACACTagtaattgatatatttatataatgatgtgtgtgtatgtctgggTGGAGAATCACACtattaacagatatatttatataatgatgTGTGGGTATGTCTGGGTGGAGAATCACACtattaacagatatatttatataatgatgtgtgtgtatgtctgggTGGAGAATCACACtattaacagatatatttatataatgatgTGTGGGTATGTCTGGGTGGAGAATCACACtattaacagatatatttatataatgatgTGTGGGTATGTCTTGGTGGAGAATCACACtattaacagatatatttatataatgatgtgtgtgtatgtctgggTGAAGAATCACACtattaacagatatatttatatgatgTGTGGTGTGTGAGTATGTCTGGGTGGAGGATCaccatattaatttatatatttatataatgatgTGTGGGTATGTCTGGGTGAAGGATCaccatattaatttatatatttatataatgataTGTGGGTGTATCTGGGTGAAGGAtcacaatattaatttatatatttatataatgatgTGTGGGTGTATCTGGGTGGAGAATCACACTATTAACAGATTCATTACTCTCGTGGTAAATACCTTTTCGAGCGGTGTACACATCGAGGTGACCACTAGGTAGAGCAGTATAACAGTCGGCGTACAGGACACCTTCATACTGTAGACCACTACCATGAAAGAGAAACACGCCTTATTACTTCAGGTCAACTTTACTGCTTAAATCTGCTATCTCGCGTATATTTGTAAACTCAGAAGAGATCATTAAAAGTGGCGGgtcccaatgacatgaggcgggatgccaagggaactttgagaaaggtttggagggggatcgtaaaaaaaaagaaaattaatatacatgtattataaaattataactttagcaaaatttagggggggggggggggacgcggGTCAATgaccccctagatccgcctctgatcaGGTTTAGTTTTTTCTAGTATCGCGCCTAATCTcatctcccctcccccccccccccccccccccgacacgtTTCCTGTCGCtgtataaaaagttaaaagttaaagtttgttttgtttaatgacaccgtcagagcacatttattaatcatcggctattggatgtgaaacattttaatgtaattttgatatatgcaacatcccagaaaggataacacattccacggcctttgatataccaattgagGTCAAgctttctggcagaaaataatttaagggaacgtataataaaaaataaaactgactATAACTGCCCCtattaggtggttatgggtttgaaatggtTTTAAATTGGACTTTGCCAAATATCAAACAGcaattctcttactataatctttttaaaaaataaaaaatatatatccattaatttacaaaattttAGAGTACGTAATTATATCTTCTGACAGAAACcctagtggtgcactggctgagactagaaatagcccattgggcccaccgacggggatcgatcccagaccgatcgcgcatcaggcaagcgctttaccactgggctacatcccgcccctgtcgCTATATAACATAACTCAAGAGTGGTTGgagtgcccccacccccaacataAAATCCTGTGTACGCTAGTGGCATAGGATAATTCTACCCAAAAGGTatcaagggttcttttatattcactttcaagGAGATAagagcacacacaaacacacacacacacacacacacatatatatatatataatgtagcactaataataaacagaacaaccccccccccccaccccccccccccacacacaaaaaaacacacacacaaaaacaccaccATCGCAAATCAACAAGGAAACAACCCAGTCCACGGAAGGT
It encodes:
- the LOC121374121 gene encoding uncharacterized protein LOC121374121 isoform X2 — translated: MKVSCTPTVILLYLVVTSMCTPLEKWDADDKIHTTNSIASPAKDNAPRNKRTKHRIRKRNLDLDLDLDFRLRSPMENIKPIMDPDLAIPKSVSIDTSFQNDEMNPEDGLEAKHIVIDSTFQNHQIQVETSQKEPSRRWPPPRVQHEEERKNADEERRRAWQEERERELSKMLAVQLKEEKELADSFVNQLKNDAILTEKLMDGGQVPSSLNAYTDITDTVLGETVGTGETEAKQFEHEVEEIEEAETDYEEGRNKGDYEYDDPKMD
- the LOC121374121 gene encoding uncharacterized protein LOC121374121 isoform X1; this encodes MTLVYSMKVSCTPTVILLYLVVTSMCTPLEKWDADDKIHTTNSIASPAKDNAPRNKRTKHRIRKRNLDLDLDLDFRLRSPMENIKPIMDPDLAIPKSVSIDTSFQNDEMNPEDGLEAKHIVIDSTFQNHQIQVETSQKEPSRRWPPPRVQHEEERKNADEERRRAWQEERERELSKMLAVQLKEEKELADSFVNQLKNDAILTEKLMDGGQVPSSLNAYTDITDTVLGETVGTGETEAKQFEHEVEEIEEAETDYEEGRNKGDYEYDDPKMD